The Hypanus sabinus isolate sHypSab1 chromosome X1, sHypSab1.hap1, whole genome shotgun sequence genome window below encodes:
- the LOC132384917 gene encoding cyclin-dependent kinase 6-like isoform X3, protein MENSKPVRYELLAEIGEGTYGKVYKARDLESNGKCVALKRIAIPRTPEGIPVNVIREVALLKHLELFDHPNIIRLFDVELVHQTDRTMKMTLVFELIEQDLAVFLSKVREPGLLQNKVKGLVHQLFRGLDFLHSNSVVHRDLKPENILVSNSGQVKLADFGLARMYTVNMALTPVCAFGPIEQSGFLLSPREFGESSSGACSLEAKKPGDGTRAHDRLHFLTIKDGNQQAGVQRNLPASDRSLSLPLARC, encoded by the exons ATGGAGAACAGTAAGCCTGTTCGATATGAGCTCCTGGCTGAGATTGGAGAAGGAACGTATGGAAAAGTATACAAAGCCAGAGACCTGGAAAGTAATGGGAAATGTGTGGCTCTGAAAAGAATAGCAATCCCAAGAACGCCAGAGGGCATCCCTGTAAATGTAATTCGTGAAGTGGCTTTGTTAAAACATTTAGAGCTCTTTGACCATCCAAACATCATCAG ATTGTTCGATGTTGAGCTTGTTCACCAGACGGATCGGACAATGAAAATGACGCTAGTGTTTGAACTCATTGAGCAGGATTTAGCAGTGTTCCTTTCAAAAGTTCGGGAGCCAGGGCTGCTTCAGAACAAAGTAAAG GGCCTGGTACACCAGCTCTTCAGAGGCTTAGattttctccattcaaacagtgtGGTACACCGAGATTTGAAACCAGAGAACATTCTGGTTTCAAACAGCGGCCAGGTGAAGTTGGCAGACTTTGGCCTGGCACGAATGTACACCGTCAATATGGCACTGACACCTGTG TGTGCTTTCGGGCCGATCGAGCAATCTGGCtttttgctgtctccaagggagTTCGGTGAGAGTTCAAGTGGAGCGTGCAGcctggaggccaagaagcctggagatgggacgcgggcccatgatcgactccatttcttgACAATTAAAGATGGAAATCAACAAGCAGGTGTTCAGCGCAATCTGCCTGCGTCTGACCggtctctctctctacctctcgctcgatgctga
- the LOC132384917 gene encoding cyclin-dependent kinase 6-like isoform X1 has product MENSKPVRYELLAEIGEGTYGKVYKARDLESNGKCVALKRIAIPRTPEGIPVNVIREVALLKHLELFDHPNIIRLFDVELVHQTDRTMKMTLVFELIEQDLAVFLSKVREPGLLQNKVKGLVHQLFRGLDFLHSNSVVHRDLKPENILVSNSGQVKLADFGLARMYTVNMALTPVVVTLWYRAPEVLLYSGYTTAVDIWSVGCIFAEILQLRPFFCGISEINQLQKIFDILGLPDEGEWPPEAPLCYSSFAPRKVKPVEDLLPQIDLLGKDLLLKCLCFSPGQRTSTHEALAHPYFMETLEHL; this is encoded by the exons ATGGAGAACAGTAAGCCTGTTCGATATGAGCTCCTGGCTGAGATTGGAGAAGGAACGTATGGAAAAGTATACAAAGCCAGAGACCTGGAAAGTAATGGGAAATGTGTGGCTCTGAAAAGAATAGCAATCCCAAGAACGCCAGAGGGCATCCCTGTAAATGTAATTCGTGAAGTGGCTTTGTTAAAACATTTAGAGCTCTTTGACCATCCAAACATCATCAG ATTGTTCGATGTTGAGCTTGTTCACCAGACGGATCGGACAATGAAAATGACGCTAGTGTTTGAACTCATTGAGCAGGATTTAGCAGTGTTCCTTTCAAAAGTTCGGGAGCCAGGGCTGCTTCAGAACAAAGTAAAG GGCCTGGTACACCAGCTCTTCAGAGGCTTAGattttctccattcaaacagtgtGGTACACCGAGATTTGAAACCAGAGAACATTCTGGTTTCAAACAGCGGCCAGGTGAAGTTGGCAGACTTTGGCCTGGCACGAATGTACACCGTCAATATGGCACTGACACCTGTG GTTGTTACTCTGTGGTACCGGGCACCGGAAGTCCTTCTGTATTCAGGGTACACAACCGCTGTTGACATCTGGAGTGTAGGCTGCATTTTTGCTGAAATCCTCCAACTGAG ACCTTTTTTCTGTGGAATTTCAGAAATTAATCAGCTACAAAAAATATTTGA cattcttggtcttccagatgaAGGGGAATGGCCTCCAGAGGCCCCATTGTGCTACAGCTCTTTTGCTCCCCGGAAGGTGAAGCCTGTTGAAGATCTACTACCTCAGATTGATTTACTGGGCAAAGACCTCCTGCTA